The Desulfovibrio desulfuricans genome has a window encoding:
- a CDS encoding sensor domain-containing diguanylate cyclase, with translation MSDISKPLISFAVLVLLFLAPIFFIHDYASDVTSNISATTLTRLAEVNARAGNNFYQAVRNSMMEMSGMTKYLAQQDYRVSREYVLGLAPLFYAHGVRRFSIADAEGKGFDGGGAQTDYSNDPIFLRARQGLTHVATAGSTTGPRLLIIANPLVARGKVQAVLISEFPAEAIESNMETWAFSNNTYNMVFDDSGQPLFWSPPPGKAMDDLFASFATCGLSPNVTDILRQKFADGAQQSITFFDKATGLFIATTPVERFGWRMVSFVPQQAGNAAASKQSLITNELVWRLVILAGIILTFLLLLERNSSRKLRRQQEDYRSIITSMSGGVLKFFSPDGTFLFVSPNYVKMLGFTEAEFKKTYGNSFSATVYEQDRESTLRTMRKQMKNSQPIDVEYRTRTKNGALIWLYHKGSVVNIEHGRSYIQSIVFDITRNKEAALSKRISDERYQFILEQHDINIFEQNLVNGYFSCSAQWLHTFGAVFNILENDPAIPLFPDDQERLVAFQKEVRLAPHQYKCTLEARLRDAEGEYRWFRIEASNIANTQGSPIYSIGIITDIDKQKSLELQLRTQATRDSGTGMRNKMSTEKAVSQFLETHESPLPQFYAMFMVDFDNFKGVNDRFGHAMGDKALFDMAQIIRRNFRGVDIVGRIGGDEFLVFCTEKMSLHGIRERAHILVEQLHTQCCDQHSCLTLTASVGVACSPRDGTTYAELFNKADKATYAAKKLGRNRCVFYKEMNGDAQQGDPLQ, from the coding sequence ATGTCAGATATCTCCAAGCCTCTCATATCATTTGCCGTTCTTGTCCTCCTGTTTCTTGCCCCAATATTTTTTATTCATGATTACGCAAGCGATGTTACATCAAACATCTCTGCCACTACACTTACGCGCCTTGCCGAGGTGAACGCCCGCGCGGGCAACAATTTTTATCAGGCTGTTCGCAACAGCATGATGGAAATGAGCGGCATGACCAAGTATCTGGCGCAACAGGATTACCGCGTCAGCAGGGAATACGTGCTTGGCCTTGCCCCTCTGTTTTACGCCCATGGCGTGCGGCGTTTCAGCATTGCGGATGCTGAAGGCAAAGGTTTTGACGGCGGAGGGGCGCAGACAGACTACAGCAACGACCCGATTTTTTTACGCGCACGCCAGGGCTTGACCCATGTTGCGACTGCTGGCAGCACCACCGGCCCGCGGCTTCTGATTATTGCCAACCCGCTGGTTGCCCGCGGCAAGGTACAGGCGGTTCTTATCAGCGAATTCCCGGCAGAAGCCATAGAAAGCAATATGGAAACGTGGGCGTTCAGCAACAACACCTACAACATGGTTTTTGACGATTCAGGCCAGCCCCTGTTCTGGTCGCCGCCCCCCGGCAAGGCCATGGACGACCTCTTTGCTTCGTTCGCCACATGCGGGCTTTCCCCGAATGTGACGGACATATTGCGACAAAAATTTGCAGACGGCGCGCAGCAGTCCATAACTTTTTTCGACAAAGCCACGGGCCTTTTCATCGCCACAACGCCTGTTGAACGTTTTGGCTGGCGCATGGTTTCCTTTGTTCCGCAGCAAGCAGGCAATGCGGCAGCTTCAAAACAGTCGCTCATCACCAATGAGCTTGTCTGGCGGCTGGTCATTCTGGCTGGCATCATCCTCACATTCCTGCTGTTGCTCGAGCGCAACTCCTCTCGCAAGCTGCGCCGCCAGCAGGAGGATTACCGCTCCATTATCACCAGCATGTCCGGCGGGGTGCTCAAATTTTTCAGCCCTGATGGCACATTCCTTTTTGTCAGCCCCAATTATGTAAAAATGCTCGGATTTACCGAGGCGGAATTTAAAAAAACATACGGCAACAGCTTTTCTGCCACAGTATATGAGCAAGACCGCGAATCCACGCTGCGCACCATGCGCAAGCAGATGAAAAACAGCCAGCCCATAGACGTGGAATACCGCACCCGCACCAAGAACGGAGCATTGATCTGGCTGTACCACAAAGGGTCCGTGGTCAACATTGAGCACGGCCGATCGTACATACAAAGCATTGTCTTTGACATTACCCGCAATAAAGAAGCGGCGCTTTCCAAACGCATATCCGATGAGCGTTACCAGTTTATTCTGGAACAGCACGACATCAACATATTTGAACAAAATCTGGTCAATGGCTATTTTTCATGTTCGGCCCAATGGCTGCACACCTTCGGAGCTGTTTTCAATATCCTCGAGAACGACCCGGCCATCCCGCTGTTTCCTGACGATCAGGAACGCCTGGTGGCTTTTCAAAAAGAAGTGCGCCTTGCGCCGCATCAGTATAAATGCACCCTTGAAGCGCGTTTGCGTGATGCCGAGGGGGAATACCGCTGGTTTCGCATCGAGGCCTCCAACATAGCCAATACCCAGGGTTCCCCCATCTACTCCATTGGCATTATTACTGATATCGACAAGCAAAAATCTCTGGAGCTGCAATTACGCACCCAGGCCACACGCGACAGCGGCACCGGAATGCGCAACAAGATGTCTACGGAGAAGGCAGTATCCCAATTTCTGGAAACGCACGAATCCCCTCTGCCGCAATTCTATGCCATGTTCATGGTTGATTTTGACAATTTCAAAGGCGTCAATGACCGTTTCGGCCATGCCATGGGCGACAAGGCCCTCTTTGACATGGCCCAGATCATCCGCCGCAATTTCCGTGGCGTGGACATTGTGGGACGCATCGGCGGCGATGAATTTCTGGTTTTCTGTACAGAAAAGATGTCGCTGCACGGAATACGCGAGCGCGCCCACATACTAGTGGAACAACTGCACACCCAGTGCTGCGACCAGCACTCATGCCTCACCCTGACCGCCAGCGTTGGCGTGGCGTGCAGCCCACGGGACGGCACAACCTATGCCGAACTGTTCAATAAGGCAGACAAGGCCACCTATGCGGCAAAAAAACTGGGCAGAAACAGATGCGTGTTCTATAAAGAGATGAATGGCGATGCCCAGCAGGGCGACCCTCTGCAATAA
- a CDS encoding adenylate kinase, which yields MNILIFGPNGSGKGTQGDLIKQKYNLAHIESGAIFREHIGGGTELGKKAKAYIDRGDLVPDDITIPMVLETLKTKGQQGWLLDGFPRNTVQAQKLWDALQKEGMQLDYVVEILLPREVAKNRIMGRRLCKNNNNHPNNIFIDAIKPNGDVCRVCGGALSSRSDDQDETAINKRHDIYYNTTDGTLAAAYFYKDLAGAGKTKYIELNGEGSIDSIKETLLSKLA from the coding sequence GTGAATATCCTTATTTTTGGCCCCAACGGCAGCGGCAAAGGCACTCAGGGCGACCTGATCAAGCAGAAGTACAACCTCGCCCACATCGAATCCGGGGCCATCTTCCGTGAACACATCGGCGGCGGCACCGAGCTGGGCAAAAAAGCCAAGGCTTACATTGATCGCGGCGACCTCGTGCCCGATGACATCACCATTCCCATGGTGCTGGAAACCCTGAAGACCAAGGGTCAGCAGGGCTGGCTGCTTGATGGCTTCCCCCGCAATACCGTGCAGGCCCAGAAGCTGTGGGACGCCCTTCAGAAAGAAGGCATGCAGCTTGACTACGTGGTTGAAATTCTTCTGCCCCGCGAAGTGGCCAAAAACCGCATCATGGGCCGCCGCCTCTGCAAGAATAACAACAACCACCCCAACAATATCTTCATCGACGCCATCAAGCCCAACGGCGATGTCTGCCGCGTCTGTGGCGGCGCGCTTTCCAGCCGCTCCGATGATCAGGACGAAACCGCCATCAACAAACGTCACGACATTTACTACAACACCACCGATGGCACCCTGGCCGCCGCGTACTTCTACAAAGACCTCGCTGGCGCTGGCAAAACCAAATACATCGAACTGAATGGCGAAGGCAGCATTGATTCCATCAAGGAAACCCTGCTCTCCAAGCTTGCCTAG
- the glgP gene encoding alpha-glucan family phosphorylase: MNFDNTTVTLFEVSWEVCNKVGGIYSVVSSKALQAVEQFGEDYFLLGPSLAENVGFEETDENIWDSLRLAFATKDLKCRMGRWNIPGRPKAILVDFSKRYSSNQLLYDLWKNYGVDSLSGGWDYIEPVMFATACSAVIAAIHESRVEPLEGRSVALFHEWMCGAGLLSLKRLSPGIGTVFTTHATMLGRAMAGTGRDIYSNLRSINPANEAAALNITAKWSLEGASAREADVFTTVSPITGEESAVLLGRQPDVITTNGLDMRVIPDYSVDRSRPAEHRARIVEASSRFLRCELPANTRIFAISGRYEMHNKGVDIFLDALAKLEQSLAGTDASILALCLVMGGHTGVNTAAVSGDPEANDNGLPFICTHFAWNAPQDPILNACHRLGLNNRPENRVKVIFVPAMLNGEDGFLNMPYDDVMSACDVGCFPSWYEPWGYTPQESAAWAVPTITTDLSGFGMWARTQLQEGAVTPKGVCVMPRRGMNFEQSATVLHEHLIRAATCAVDDLPQWRAEARALAEKSSWQFFFENYVRAFEIAFKKASTRINCDCGHAALARVLSTSCSATPFLRPIMAVAEVPKELSRLRDIARNVWWCWHDKAKALFMALSPSHWESWRNPLRVLEQADPERFRDLLENEDYMNLYREVVAKFDAYMAEPIRSLSTDVTPEAPIAYFSTEYGLSESIPIYSGGLGVLSGDHLKSASDMAIPLVGVGLLYKNGYFRQDIDADGRQVAQYPVNNFGLMPISMLYDADNQPVYVQLELPGRLLFARVWKLAVGRITLYLMDTDTRRNTDEDRRITDKLYEANREVRLLQEMLLGMGGMRLLRTMRIMPSVFHMNEGHSAFMAMERLQECLSMGMNYAEATVRVRSNTVFTTHTPVPAGNESFSLELMERYFSGIAANLGLSWQQFVQLGQIEGGNSSSFEMTVLALRHSCWANGVSRLHGVVSRHMWNNLWKSLPVAETPIGHVTNGIHVPSYVGSWMHELLHQYLGSGWMQSPPGSGVWDKVDQIPDEAFWAARMHQKEALLDDLRRRIPEFIQKFHLSSDERKRMESMLKPDTLIIGFARRFAPYKRATLIFADLDRLARILSNTNRPVVLVFSGKAHPADEAGINMIQEVLRMCRDERFLGRIFFVENYSLAVSRIMAQGCDVWLNTPRRPHEASGTSGMKLPVNGGINLSISDGWWCEGYNRQNGWTIGPVVSTELPSSEQNDYADAEDLYSLLENAVVPLYFERDAEGLPLEWIATAKRSLKSLTAMYSSNRMLNDYIRQFYLRAARRRNMLRDNNWEACRALAAWQSDLPARFGTVKVDELTISGVENNTMICGEPVSVQLRMHLGEMKPQEILVQLVIGQALINGSFRDKPEILRLEPRSGENGQDGMRYTASYIPSFSGHYRYGVRIMPVHPAQASPLETDNILWA, encoded by the coding sequence ATGAATTTCGATAACACCACCGTCACGTTGTTTGAGGTCAGTTGGGAAGTCTGCAACAAGGTGGGGGGCATCTACTCTGTGGTCAGCAGCAAGGCACTTCAGGCTGTAGAGCAGTTTGGCGAGGACTATTTTCTCCTTGGCCCGTCCCTGGCGGAGAATGTGGGTTTTGAAGAAACAGACGAGAATATCTGGGATTCGCTCCGTCTGGCATTTGCTACAAAGGATCTCAAATGCCGTATGGGCCGCTGGAATATTCCCGGTCGCCCCAAGGCCATCCTGGTGGATTTTTCCAAGAGATATTCCAGCAACCAGCTTTTGTATGATCTGTGGAAAAATTACGGTGTGGATTCGCTTTCCGGCGGATGGGACTATATTGAACCCGTCATGTTCGCAACAGCCTGCAGTGCGGTTATTGCGGCCATTCATGAAAGCCGGGTGGAACCCCTTGAGGGACGCAGCGTTGCCCTGTTCCACGAATGGATGTGCGGCGCGGGCCTGCTTTCGCTCAAAAGGCTTTCTCCCGGCATAGGCACTGTGTTCACCACCCACGCCACCATGCTCGGGCGGGCCATGGCAGGGACCGGGCGGGATATCTATTCCAACCTGCGCAGCATCAATCCTGCCAACGAAGCCGCAGCCCTGAATATCACGGCCAAGTGGTCTCTTGAGGGGGCCAGCGCCCGCGAGGCGGACGTGTTCACCACCGTCAGCCCCATCACCGGGGAAGAATCCGCGGTGCTGCTGGGGCGGCAGCCCGATGTCATCACCACCAACGGTCTGGATATGCGGGTTATCCCCGATTATTCCGTAGACCGCTCCCGCCCGGCGGAACACCGTGCGCGCATAGTGGAGGCCTCCAGCCGCTTTCTGCGTTGCGAACTGCCAGCCAACACACGCATTTTCGCCATTTCCGGCCGATATGAAATGCACAACAAGGGCGTGGACATCTTCCTTGATGCCCTGGCCAAGCTTGAGCAGAGCCTCGCGGGCACGGACGCTTCCATTCTGGCCCTGTGCCTTGTCATGGGTGGGCATACGGGCGTTAATACCGCTGCGGTTTCTGGCGACCCCGAGGCCAACGACAACGGCCTGCCCTTTATCTGCACGCATTTCGCCTGGAACGCGCCGCAGGATCCGATTCTCAATGCCTGCCATCGGTTGGGTCTGAACAACAGGCCGGAAAACAGGGTCAAGGTCATCTTTGTGCCAGCCATGCTCAATGGGGAAGACGGCTTTTTGAATATGCCCTACGATGATGTCATGTCGGCCTGCGATGTGGGTTGCTTCCCCTCCTGGTACGAGCCGTGGGGGTATACGCCGCAGGAAAGCGCGGCCTGGGCCGTGCCCACCATTACTACAGACCTTTCAGGTTTTGGCATGTGGGCGCGCACGCAGTTGCAGGAGGGAGCCGTTACGCCCAAGGGCGTGTGCGTCATGCCCCGCCGGGGTATGAATTTTGAGCAAAGCGCCACAGTGCTGCACGAGCATCTGATCCGCGCCGCCACCTGCGCAGTGGATGATTTGCCCCAATGGCGCGCGGAGGCGCGTGCGCTGGCGGAAAAATCATCGTGGCAGTTCTTTTTTGAAAACTATGTCAGGGCCTTTGAAATAGCCTTCAAAAAGGCCTCCACCCGGATTAACTGCGATTGCGGGCATGCGGCTCTGGCGAGGGTGCTTTCCACATCGTGTTCCGCCACGCCATTTTTGCGGCCCATCATGGCCGTTGCCGAGGTGCCGAAAGAGCTTTCCCGCCTGCGCGACATTGCCCGCAATGTGTGGTGGTGCTGGCACGACAAGGCCAAGGCCCTGTTCATGGCCCTGAGCCCTTCCCATTGGGAAAGCTGGCGTAATCCTCTCAGGGTGCTGGAGCAGGCCGATCCGGAGCGCTTCCGCGATCTGCTGGAAAACGAAGACTACATGAATCTTTACCGTGAGGTCGTCGCCAAGTTCGATGCCTACATGGCCGAACCCATCCGCTCGCTCAGCACGGATGTGACGCCAGAAGCCCCCATTGCCTATTTTTCTACAGAATACGGCCTGAGTGAATCCATCCCCATTTATTCCGGCGGGCTTGGCGTCCTCTCTGGCGATCACCTCAAGTCTGCCTCGGATATGGCTATCCCCCTTGTGGGCGTTGGGCTTTTATACAAAAACGGCTATTTCCGGCAGGATATAGATGCCGATGGACGGCAGGTGGCCCAGTATCCCGTCAACAACTTCGGCCTCATGCCCATTTCGATGTTGTACGATGCGGACAATCAGCCGGTCTATGTGCAGCTTGAACTGCCGGGCCGTCTGTTGTTTGCAAGGGTGTGGAAACTGGCCGTGGGGCGCATAACCCTGTACCTCATGGATACGGACACCCGCCGCAACACTGACGAAGACCGCCGCATTACCGACAAGCTCTATGAGGCCAACCGAGAGGTACGCCTGCTGCAGGAAATGCTGCTGGGCATGGGCGGCATGCGGCTGCTGCGAACGATGCGTATAATGCCCAGCGTTTTTCATATGAATGAAGGGCATTCGGCCTTTATGGCCATGGAACGCCTTCAGGAATGCCTGAGCATGGGCATGAACTATGCCGAGGCAACTGTGCGGGTGCGCTCCAATACGGTGTTTACCACGCACACGCCCGTGCCCGCTGGCAACGAATCGTTTTCTCTGGAGCTGATGGAACGGTATTTCAGCGGAATCGCCGCCAACCTTGGTTTGTCCTGGCAGCAGTTTGTGCAGCTTGGGCAGATAGAGGGCGGCAACAGCAGTTCATTTGAAATGACGGTGCTTGCTTTGCGGCATTCGTGCTGGGCCAACGGTGTGAGCCGCCTGCACGGTGTTGTTTCGCGCCACATGTGGAACAACCTCTGGAAAAGCCTGCCCGTGGCGGAAACGCCCATCGGGCACGTTACCAACGGTATTCACGTGCCGTCCTATGTGGGGAGCTGGATGCATGAACTGCTGCACCAGTATCTTGGTTCTGGCTGGATGCAGTCGCCTCCCGGTTCCGGCGTATGGGACAAGGTGGACCAAATTCCTGACGAGGCCTTCTGGGCGGCCCGCATGCACCAGAAGGAAGCCCTGCTTGATGACCTGCGCCGCCGGATTCCGGAATTTATCCAGAAGTTTCATCTGTCATCGGATGAACGCAAGCGCATGGAATCCATGCTCAAACCCGATACCCTCATTATCGGCTTTGCCCGCAGATTCGCCCCCTACAAGCGCGCCACGCTGATTTTTGCAGATCTGGACAGGCTGGCCCGCATCCTCAGCAATACCAATCGGCCTGTGGTGCTGGTATTTTCCGGCAAGGCGCATCCAGCGGACGAGGCGGGCATCAACATGATTCAGGAAGTGCTGCGCATGTGCCGCGACGAGCGCTTTCTGGGCCGCATATTCTTTGTGGAAAACTACAGTCTGGCTGTATCGCGCATTATGGCGCAGGGCTGCGATGTCTGGCTCAATACGCCGCGCAGGCCGCACGAGGCCTCAGGCACCAGCGGGATGAAACTGCCCGTCAACGGCGGCATCAATCTGAGTATTTCTGACGGCTGGTGGTGCGAGGGCTACAACCGCCAGAACGGCTGGACCATTGGCCCGGTTGTTTCCACAGAACTGCCCAGCAGCGAGCAGAATGACTACGCCGATGCAGAGGATCTGTATTCACTGCTGGAGAACGCCGTTGTCCCCCTGTATTTTGAGCGCGATGCAGAAGGACTGCCCCTGGAATGGATTGCCACGGCCAAGCGTTCGCTCAAAAGTCTCACGGCCATGTACAGCAGCAACCGCATGCTCAACGATTATATACGTCAGTTTTATCTGCGGGCAGCGCGCAGGCGCAACATGCTGCGCGACAACAACTGGGAGGCCTGCCGCGCCCTTGCAGCATGGCAGAGTGATTTGCCCGCGCGTTTTGGCACGGTCAAGGTGGACGAACTGACCATCAGCGGGGTGGAAAACAACACCATGATCTGCGGCGAACCCGTGAGTGTGCAACTGCGCATGCATCTTGGCGAAATGAAGCCGCAGGAGATACTGGTGCAACTTGTGATCGGGCAGGCGCTCATTAACGGCAGCTTCCGCGACAAGCCGGAAATATTGCGGCTTGAACCGAGATCAGGAGAAAACGGACAGGACGGCATGCGCTATACCGCAAGCTACATCCCTTCGTTCAGCGGCCACTACAGATATGGTGTACGCATCATGCCCGTGCATCCGGCGCAGGCTTCGCCGCTGGAAACGGACAATATTCTCTGGGCCTAG
- a CDS encoding AsmA-like C-terminal region-containing protein, producing MLLNPGRLRLLTRIFLALLLTLSAMSAAVFWLLQRNPEALAQHYIEQIAASTGLNITVESVNVALLPLPSLAVSNASVEGKNFSFTVAYATLRPDFLALLRGELLPRNITLLRPRLKGELPVALSLPFLFPDTAEADQPVAAQAAPANGGTPPKAAPQPAASSTAKASNPPTQDATIPAVTDAAAPLQSAAAQEQPPAQNSVQLWLARLAGDTTGGTALLPGILPGRFRLAVSQGEVDITGADKTQLAASGLQCDVETASATRLEGNFFCATAILQPEGQLPARIEHLNLEGKTDLSAPLAKTPQLAAKGTMQLPNWLARLNFALGLKADANGWSLTSDLEGELRKDEVLLPAHVTGTVAQRNKEDQGISLENLRLRLGQDDVNVNGMLRLGGPDTFSIEGRLQLQRASLTEWLGFARNLAPGLQVALDEVTLGTLDFSVDGKGLRVPHIDVTAAGSRFLGSGGVASWARPELLLDLKAETVNLGRAIPESVGVLPAEPRYGHGPLTPMPGKPVEPGEIGLDYNIRLAATRVNYGPIVISDALVVIKQGLVDQVTHFEDTLLIVDGTLYGGSVKGDTIMGGHPDTPYAIRLHMRDINGENLAKDLPVMPVSGGKLRGDVDVMSQGRELDVFLGRLRGTVSARAEKGQLRPPNNIPGKASPGAVGFKALDVNLKVRTAAWEQSRLGLEGQWTATIEDEGIDASVGLNGRLWFSGDGQGGGNMDFQNLPGTISLGLSPEKSFQPEGLQAQISGKFSCQAARNQLSATDMHVNALGADISGAGQLGMGKDGMVWQGKVSAFIPDSTKTLRLLGAANPNVPQPLRRIELDTAFKGDSGSLALSEFRAKVDQNDISGSISLDWRKELALRFKLSAPQIDLDRYVGDKAAGQADGGKNKKKAESKPWDLRFMRAFSAEGEAHVGQLTLWKLRTDDLRLKAKMENGTLRYESQGGKFYGSPVSAHGEMRFNKGMGFANALSIEGFDLAAASKDRGGSAALGGRASISSEVDAELTGANQLPARLNGKWRFNVHNGFYQSRDKDGQLKGKPTRFDAAGSSGAITNGIAKSGDFYLKGQDLTVTGGGWIDLNSETLDCNFTVNMKNLPEFPMRLYGSLDNSKTSIGAGKLLLNTIGGITQGFVDVLGSVVEGTWKLFR from the coding sequence ATGCTGCTCAACCCTGGCCGACTTCGCCTTCTCACGCGCATTTTTCTGGCGCTTCTGTTAACCCTGTCGGCTATGTCGGCGGCGGTCTTTTGGCTATTGCAACGCAATCCCGAGGCGCTGGCCCAACATTATATTGAACAGATTGCCGCCAGCACCGGCCTGAATATTACTGTTGAATCGGTCAATGTGGCCCTTTTGCCGTTGCCCTCCCTGGCTGTCAGCAATGCCAGCGTGGAGGGCAAGAACTTTAGTTTTACCGTTGCCTACGCCACACTCCGGCCCGACTTTCTGGCGCTGCTGCGCGGCGAACTGCTGCCCCGCAATATCACCCTGCTGCGCCCCCGCCTCAAGGGCGAACTGCCCGTGGCTCTCAGCCTGCCCTTTCTGTTCCCTGACACTGCCGAAGCCGACCAGCCTGTTGCAGCTCAGGCTGCGCCAGCAAATGGCGGAACTCCCCCAAAAGCCGCCCCTCAGCCTGCCGCTTCCTCTACGGCAAAGGCCAGCAATCCACCGACACAAGATGCAACAATCCCAGCCGTAACCGATGCGGCGGCCCCCCTGCAAAGCGCTGCCGCGCAAGAGCAGCCCCCTGCGCAGAATTCCGTGCAATTATGGCTTGCCCGGCTTGCCGGGGACACGACTGGAGGCACGGCCCTTTTGCCGGGCATTTTGCCGGGTCGGTTCAGGCTGGCTGTTTCACAGGGCGAAGTGGACATCACAGGCGCGGACAAAACACAACTGGCGGCAAGCGGGCTGCAATGCGATGTGGAAACAGCCTCGGCCACGCGCCTTGAGGGCAACTTTTTTTGCGCCACAGCGATTCTTCAGCCAGAAGGCCAACTGCCAGCCCGGATTGAACACCTCAATCTGGAAGGCAAGACAGACCTCTCGGCCCCACTGGCAAAAACGCCGCAACTGGCGGCCAAAGGCACCATGCAGTTGCCCAACTGGCTGGCCCGCCTCAACTTCGCACTGGGCCTCAAGGCTGATGCCAATGGCTGGAGCCTGACCAGCGACCTTGAAGGCGAACTGCGCAAGGATGAAGTGCTGCTGCCTGCCCACGTGACCGGCACCGTGGCCCAACGCAACAAGGAAGATCAAGGCATCAGCCTTGAAAACCTGCGCCTGCGGCTTGGGCAGGATGATGTGAACGTCAACGGCATGCTGCGCCTTGGCGGGCCGGACACATTCAGTATCGAAGGCCGCCTGCAGCTGCAGCGCGCAAGCCTGACGGAGTGGCTGGGCTTTGCCCGCAATCTGGCGCCCGGCCTTCAGGTGGCCCTGGACGAAGTAACCCTTGGCACCCTTGATTTTTCAGTGGACGGCAAAGGACTGCGCGTTCCACATATTGATGTAACCGCCGCTGGCAGCCGCTTTTTGGGTTCCGGCGGTGTTGCGAGCTGGGCCAGGCCTGAACTGCTGCTGGATCTCAAGGCCGAGACTGTGAATCTGGGGCGCGCCATCCCTGAATCTGTGGGAGTATTGCCTGCCGAGCCGCGATACGGCCACGGGCCGCTCACTCCCATGCCCGGCAAACCGGTCGAACCCGGCGAAATCGGTCTTGATTACAACATCCGCCTGGCTGCAACCCGGGTGAACTACGGCCCCATTGTTATCAGCGACGCGCTGGTCGTCATCAAGCAGGGGCTGGTCGACCAGGTCACGCATTTTGAAGACACGCTGCTGATTGTTGACGGCACGTTATACGGCGGCAGCGTCAAGGGCGACACCATCATGGGCGGTCACCCGGATACCCCCTACGCCATCCGCCTGCACATGCGTGACATTAACGGCGAAAATCTGGCGAAAGACCTCCCGGTCATGCCCGTGAGCGGCGGCAAGCTGCGCGGTGATGTGGACGTTATGAGCCAGGGACGGGAGCTGGATGTTTTTCTGGGCAGGTTGCGCGGCACGGTAAGCGCCCGGGCCGAAAAAGGCCAGTTGCGCCCGCCGAACAATATCCCCGGCAAGGCCTCCCCCGGCGCAGTGGGCTTTAAAGCGCTTGATGTAAACCTTAAAGTCCGCACGGCGGCCTGGGAGCAAAGCCGTCTGGGCCTTGAAGGCCAGTGGACCGCCACTATTGAAGATGAAGGCATTGACGCCAGCGTGGGCCTTAACGGCAGGCTCTGGTTCAGCGGCGATGGCCAGGGCGGCGGCAACATGGATTTTCAAAACCTGCCCGGCACCATCAGCCTGGGCCTCAGCCCGGAAAAATCCTTTCAGCCAGAGGGCCTGCAAGCGCAGATCAGCGGCAAATTCAGTTGTCAGGCGGCGCGCAACCAGCTTTCGGCAACAGATATGCACGTGAACGCCCTGGGGGCGGACATTTCCGGCGCAGGGCAACTGGGCATGGGCAAGGACGGCATGGTCTGGCAGGGCAAGGTTTCCGCCTTTATCCCGGACAGCACAAAAACACTGCGCCTGCTTGGCGCTGCCAACCCCAATGTGCCCCAACCCCTTCGCCGGATCGAGCTGGACACTGCCTTTAAGGGCGATAGCGGATCTCTGGCGCTGTCAGAGTTCCGCGCCAAGGTGGATCAAAACGATATTTCCGGCAGTATCAGCCTCGACTGGCGCAAGGAGCTGGCCCTGAGATTCAAGCTCTCCGCTCCGCAGATTGATCTTGACCGCTACGTGGGCGACAAGGCCGCCGGGCAGGCAGATGGCGGCAAGAACAAAAAAAAGGCTGAGAGCAAACCGTGGGATCTGCGCTTCATGCGGGCATTTTCCGCTGAAGGCGAAGCGCACGTTGGCCAGCTCACCCTGTGGAAACTGCGCACCGATGACCTGCGCCTTAAAGCCAAAATGGAAAACGGAACCCTGCGTTATGAAAGCCAGGGCGGCAAATTTTATGGCTCCCCCGTGTCTGCTCATGGTGAAATGCGCTTCAACAAAGGGATGGGATTTGCCAATGCCCTGTCCATCGAGGGCTTTGACCTTGCCGCAGCAAGCAAGGATCGCGGCGGCAGCGCTGCCCTTGGCGGGCGCGCGAGCATAAGCTCCGAGGTTGACGCGGAGCTGACAGGGGCAAACCAGCTCCCTGCGCGCCTGAACGGCAAATGGCGCTTCAACGTTCATAATGGCTTTTACCAGTCGCGCGACAAAGACGGCCAGCTCAAGGGCAAACCCACCCGCTTTGATGCTGCGGGCAGCTCCGGCGCAATCACCAACGGCATTGCAAAAAGTGGTGATTTTTATCTCAAGGGGCAGGATCTCACCGTTACCGGCGGCGGATGGATAGACCTCAACAGTGAGACCCTTGACTGTAACTTTACCGTAAACATGAAGAATCTTCCAGAATTCCCCATGCGCCTTTATGGCAGCCTGGACAACAGCAAAACATCTATTGGCGCTGGCAAACTGCTGCTCAACACCATTGGCGGCATCACCCAGGGTTTTGTAGATGTGCTTGGCAGCGTGGTGGAAGGCACCTGGAAGCTCTTTCGGTAA